Below is a window of Planococcus rifietoensis DNA.
AAATTTCAGGAAAACAGGAGAGTTATTGCAAAGCGGTTAAAGATCTTTTAATTTGGCTATTACCACCCAGGGCAGGAATTATCGCTGTTCGCTTAATGTTAGCTACCCATTGACAACTGTCGAAAGTATCGATGAAAAAGTTGCACAGTTGAAATTGTTTCGTCGATCGAGTTTTCCGTCCAATTGTAGGGCCAACCCTTCCTTTTTTTAGATAAGCAGAAATTTGAGAGAGGAAGTTAATCAGTGAATCATTTACAGCAGAAATTATGGACTAAAGATTTCATTATTCTATCTTTGATCAATTTTTTCTTAATCTTTGTCTATCTTCTATTAAATGCCACAATCGCTCTATACGCGCTACAAGAATGGAATGCTACTACCGGACAAGCAGGACTGGTGGCGGGAATATTTATCATTGGCGCATTGGCGGGTCGGTTGCTAACTGGATCGATCATTGAAAAAGTCGGTTATAAATCCTTATTGATCGTTGGGCTTATCTTTTTTACGGCAACGATTCTCCTGTATTTTGTGAATTTCGGACTCGCGTTTTTCATGGTTAGCCGTTTTTTGAATGGTGTGACACTGGGGGTTGCGACTACTGTCATCGGCACGCTTGTGGTGCTTACGATTCCGGAGTCGAAGAGAGGAGAAGGAATTGGCTATTTCTCCGTCAGTACTGCTATGGCTACAGGGCTTGGCCCATTTACGGGACTTTATATGACACAACATACCGAATTTGTGATGATTTTTCTCTTCTGCCTAGTACTGGGGATTGTGAGTACGCTGGTTGGCTTTTTCATCACTGTGCCTAAAATAGAGAAAACAGAAGTGGAACCAACTAGAAAAGGCTGCAAGCTTTCTGATCTTATTGAACCGAAAGCCATTCCCATCAGTTTTATTGTTCTGATCATGACTTTTTGTTTCTCAAGTGTTCTTTCTTTTATAAATTTATATGCGATTGAATTGAATTTGGTGGATACAGCTAGTTTTTTCTTTATTGTTTATACAATCAGCGTCTTGATATCACGGCCATTTAGCGGGCGGTTGATGGATAGTATCGGTCCGAATTACGTGATCTACCCGGCTTTTTTCATGTTCGGAGTTGGAATGATTCTTCTCAGTACAGCAAACAGTTCTGGCACGTTGTTAGCCGCAGCTGCTCTAATAGGGCTTGGTTTTGGTAATATTTCGTCCATCAGCCAGACCATCGCAGTGACTGTCGCTGCGCCCCACCGGATGGGTCTTGCTACTGCAACGTTCTTCATCTTCTTTGATATTGGAAATGGATTTGGCCCTTCTCTTTTAGGGATTGTCATTCCGGTAATTGGCTTTCCTGCCACGTATGCAATATTGGGTTTTGCAGTTTTGGCGATGCCCTTCCTTTATTATGTATTGCATGGAAAGGAAGAGAAGAAAGCCCGCATGAACTTGATAGATAATAAATAAGCACAAGCAATAGGTACTGAAACAAATATAAAAAAAGGGATTGAATGAGATGAATTTAAGAGTTGAATCGTTACTAGATAATCGCAAGGACATCAAAAAGGTTAAGGAACTATACGAGGGTTCATTTCCTCAGAATGAACGGATGCCTATGAACCTATTGCTATGGAAAGCGAAAAAGAATTTTGTGGATTTTCTAGTTATCTATGACAAGGAAGAATTTGTTGGATTTACCTATTTAATCACGCGTGAAGATTTGACGTATGTCCTGTATATAGCGATTGACAGTACTGTGAGATCAAAAGGATATGGCAGCTTGGCACTTGCCCAAATTAATGAGAAGTTCCCAAACAATCGAATTATACTCAATATTGAAGTCGTCGATGAGACCGCAGACAATTACGAGCAGCGGATTACAAGAAGAAAGTTCTACACCCGAAACGGTTATGAAGGTTCATCATTCCAATATAGAGACCGCTGGGGTTTATATGAAATTATGATCCGTGGAGACAAGATGAATACGGAAGAATTTTATGCTTTATTGAAAAAATTTGCGGGATCGTTGCTGTTCTCGATCTTCAAACCACATATTACGGCATCTGTAAAAAATCCGAATTCTTCCTTTAAATAACACAGTTTATGAATAACTTGAAATGTGGAGAGGTGAAGCCGATAAATCACATCTACTCTACATTTGTTTTTATTTGCAAAATTGCATTGAGACTACTTAAAATGAAAACCCTTAATTAAGTTATTAAAAGAAGCCCCACATTAAGGAAACAGATCTTGAAAGTTTTCAAAACGCACCGTATCTTATACAGATTAAACGACTGAGATTTTGATTGTTGAAACGGTCTTTTTAACATAAAATTCTTTTATTTCCTTTTTATCATGCGAAAAAGTCAAATTGTTTTCTATTACCCTAAAATTATGATAACGTTATTTACAAATGTGTTTCATATGTTTCATTATGATATAAAAGTCTTAACCATTTTAGATGTTAAATTTCGGGAAACCGAAATTTGATATATATTCAGTCGAATATTCTAGAAATGGG
It encodes the following:
- a CDS encoding MFS transporter codes for the protein MNHLQQKLWTKDFIILSLINFFLIFVYLLLNATIALYALQEWNATTGQAGLVAGIFIIGALAGRLLTGSIIEKVGYKSLLIVGLIFFTATILLYFVNFGLAFFMVSRFLNGVTLGVATTVIGTLVVLTIPESKRGEGIGYFSVSTAMATGLGPFTGLYMTQHTEFVMIFLFCLVLGIVSTLVGFFITVPKIEKTEVEPTRKGCKLSDLIEPKAIPISFIVLIMTFCFSSVLSFINLYAIELNLVDTASFFFIVYTISVLISRPFSGRLMDSIGPNYVIYPAFFMFGVGMILLSTANSSGTLLAAAALIGLGFGNISSISQTIAVTVAAPHRMGLATATFFIFFDIGNGFGPSLLGIVIPVIGFPATYAILGFAVLAMPFLYYVLHGKEEKKARMNLIDNK
- a CDS encoding GNAT family N-acetyltransferase encodes the protein MNLRVESLLDNRKDIKKVKELYEGSFPQNERMPMNLLLWKAKKNFVDFLVIYDKEEFVGFTYLITREDLTYVLYIAIDSTVRSKGYGSLALAQINEKFPNNRIILNIEVVDETADNYEQRITRRKFYTRNGYEGSSFQYRDRWGLYEIMIRGDKMNTEEFYALLKKFAGSLLFSIFKPHITASVKNPNSSFK